A region of the Arachis hypogaea cultivar Tifrunner chromosome 15, arahy.Tifrunner.gnm2.J5K5, whole genome shotgun sequence genome:
CTAATGATATTTGTTTCAAGTGTCCAATATTGTGATTAATGCAAATTTGTTGTGAGCAGGAGAGTGAGAagagcaaaaaggggacaaatcaTTTCAAATGGAATTAGCTGATAGAGCAGTTGGATTTCTACTAACTTAGCTCATCAATATTCACTTATTATACATTCTGGGTTTAATCTTGGTTAGTACTATTATCTAACTCcccaattatataattaaaatcaagttAGCTTGCTATTATTGCTTTAAAAAATTTCAACTTGCTAGTAGGAGTAGCTTGTGTGTTGATGTTTTttttggtgtttgattttcaGCCATTTGTAGATGGTGATCACTTTGTGCACAAGTATTTCTTGCCTCAAGAGTATGCCATACTAATACCGGTTTCAGCTGGTATTGCAATTCTTTGCTTCTTGTGCATATTTATTGGATTGGTCATGCTCAAATCAAGAAAGAAGAAGCCTTAATTGTTGTATGTTTTGGAGGTTATTTAGTTGTCCTTTTTAATGTAACTAATGTTCTTTTTTGTGAAGGCAATTAGTGTTTTTTTATCTGATAAAATGAGAAGAAATTTATTGCTTTATAACTTATAAGAGTTCAATGTTATTATCCTATGACTATGAGTGGTTTTGTTTTGATTGGATTAGAGATGTTCACAATAGAGCAGTACAtcaagatctttttttttttttttttacaaaaaaaagaaaacttaagATGTGCTTGTGTGTTGAGATTTTGGAGAAGAGAAGATATTGAAGTGAAAAGTTTGACAAGTAAAATAGAATCATAGTCACCCTTCAAACCATTCACTTTTGTCCCTTCTCCCAGACCTTAATTTACAAACAACCCTCTAAGAGTATGTTTTCATTGAGGGGGTAAAAATGTGGTGAaggttttcatggatgagctATGTGTAACTTTTTGCGTCAATATTATCCATGAAAATATCACGTCGTCTATTATTTATTACTTTATATTAACAACTTTTAGAAGCAAAAGTCACCTTAATTGCTGTAGCTGAGGGTATAGGAACACTTGAAGTTTTGAAGTAGGTTTTCCTTGCAATTCAAGAATTCTGATTCTGATGGATGTTAGCTATTTGGTGGTATCCTGATATAATTTGCTTGGAATAACATGGGTGAGGAGTGATAGGggtcagcaatttttgtgatttgtagccatcaagtagtcattaatgatatttttaatggtgtgaaattactcacttttcttttactGGTTATATGCTTGTTGctggccctagacttttcctaacATGGGTTGTTTGATTTGGAATTAtatattcttattctttcttcattATTACTATTTAAAATTTCAGTGGTTTCTGGCAGAAAAAGTTTTTATAAGCTATTTACATGATTTTATTGCTTACTATGATGTacggacactgacacggacacAGGACACGACACAACACGGGACACGTCGacacgcaaattttaaaatcttacatggcacggggacacgcatatatataaaatataaagtattttttagataaattgtaatgatattttgatattttattgatgttaaaatataaattaaaatttttaattacttttaatgtcttattttaattatatcaagtatttaaaatattttttgttttaataaataataatatatactatatctaaatttattttaagaatatatgttaagaataatacTGGACACACGGACACGTaatgatatttaggtgtgtccaggcATGTTTGgagaaaaaatttttattttttattaaaatacggtTAGAtacagcagacacgcgtgtcggacgaaTGTCAGTGAGTGTCGTGTTCGTGttcgaaatgtgtccgacacgcgaACACGATAACTTAGTGAAGTGTCCGTGCTTTATAGATTGCTTATGCTCTTCTTCTTGGGCATGTTGAATAAGTTATATTTAGGTAAACAATATGATTTAATTTTCCGATGCTTGTAAGGAGCCGCCGGTTGCCTTTTCATCGCTCTTTTCGCCTCTCTTCCATTACAAGCCTTCATGCATTCACCAACTCCATGACCATAACATGAACATGAATCACTACATATTTAATGGCATACTTAATAtcatcaataataatatttttagtgaaaTCAATTTGGATTAATTGAGTAATCAGCTCACTCGTTCGCTTAAGTAAGTGTTGGGAGTTCAAATCctaccttgtgcatgcagcaacccattgtcCAGCGGTAAACCTTTAAATGAAGATCAGATCTGCGATGGATTAGTTCTTAACCTGTTGAAATAGAAGATACCGTAAACAACcaaaaaaccacaaaaaaaaaaatatttctagtgACAAGCAATCCTATATCAATTTGCAGACAAACATTAGCATACTTTTCCCTTTTCGTCAATTTGGTTGCCAAGTCTACCTCGACGGATTTACTTATTGCCATTGTAACACATAGGTCAGTTTGAGTAACCAGCATAATTAAGTTTTTCTGGAAAATATAtcttaaacaataaatatttatattaaaagtagcttataaataagttattttgtatttagttttttaattctaaaagtacttatttttaataaaaaatgataaaaagattttattacgaaaaaaatcatttttttttaaacttctttataaatactaaaataatattttaaaaaagtacaATTTAATCTTAAAAATTGTACCAacattaagttaaaaaaaaatcacttatgAACTTGTTCAAACAAACCCATATTATAGCTCCTTCTTGGTAACACCAAATAGGCAAACTTGTGATTGTGAGTTTGTGACCCATATTAACGTAGAACCAAAGGAGTTCTCGCTGGTTCTGTAAACATCACTCGCGGAGGTACAAGATCGTTTTGCTTTCCTTTTACCcgtgtaaaaaactaaaaataatagtttaatttatttttgggcTTTTTTTATTCGGTCAAATAGATTAgataattcttaatttttttttttgggtcaagtACCCCTTAAACACACATCCCTTTCTTTTTCTAATGGGTTCTATATATCAATTTTCTAGACATAGCTAGGATTTGAATCCAGTGTACCTCCTACCAAAGCAATATAGTTGCCACTAAACCAAACCTTGCGGTGCGATAACCCTCAATTTTAAACACTACAAACTTACCCATACCTCACTCGTACACACAATATTTAAGGGTTCCATCGCTCAGACACATAATACTTAAAGACTGTTTGGCCTAGCCATGTTTCAAACTTAGATGCACTTGTTGGGTTGTCGTGATATGATGACCACTaggtttgtaaaaaaaaaaaacttgtttgttatttttgggctctttattttgttttgctCGCCCTTGAGAAATGGTTTGGTCAGTTATTAAACTTGTAAGGAAAACTAGCCCAAAATAATGGGcctgagaaaagaagaaaacatgacCCGAGGCCCAAACTAAGGTTAAGGTTTATTCTTCTGGGTCGCACGCAGTGGCAGAGGAAGAAGGAGGAATACAAAGAGAAACAAGAGCGCCATTCAGTCGAAGAAGAGCAATCCTAAGAATGGGATCGAGAACACAGAGATGGAGCGAGCTGGAGGAGGACGACGAGAACCTCGACTTCCTTCTGCCGCCAAAGCAGGTCATAGGCCCCGACCAGAACGGTATCAAGAAGGTCATCGAATACAAGTTCTCCGACGACGGCAGCAAGGTTAAGATCACCACCACAACACGCACCCGTAAGCTCGCCAACGCTCGCCTCAGCAAGCGCGCCATCGAGCGCCGCTCATGGCCTAAGTTCGGCGACGCCATCCACGAGGACGTCGGTAGCAGGCTCACCATGGTCTCCACCGAAGAGATCCTCCTCGAGCGCCCTAAGCCCCTCGGTCAGTATTTTCTCACTCTATTTTCCGTCGTGGAATCTCACCCTAAAATACTGCGATTTCATTAATGGGCGGTTTTAGATTAGTCTGAATAATGTCAGACATAAATATTGTTTTGAGATGTGTTAATTGATGATTTTACGATGAATAAGGACTGTGACCTTGTGAGTATAGCGTAATTTGGTGGATAATGGAAAACAAAGTTATTAGGTGTTTTACTCTAAGAAAGCACAGTGACCAACTTTTAGTTGGCCAATACTAACCAattttagggtttagaatttataatttaggtTACAGGTAcggggtttatgatttagggtatagaatttatgatataaaataatttgaaaaaagttGGTTCCCCAGCATTACTCGAATTCCATGTGTGGTGCCATGGCTTTTttgtatttctaattttctacCATCTAGCATATCCCACTGAACAAAACATAGTTATTTTTGTTGTTGATTGTGATGTAGGGTGCAATCCAAATTGTTTGTGCTTGCAGTCAAATTGAAATTTGGATccctctttaatttatttttttctcttctggTATTGGCATTTGAATGAATGTGCTCTACTCTAGAGGATAATTGTTAATAGTTAATACTTTAATAGTTTACATTCATCTTGTACCTGTATCTATCTATTAGACTCTTGTCAAAGCTACGTTTATGTGCATCATCCTGTAGGTGTATGTGTTATCATATTAGAGTTTTGTACTTTGGTTTCGAATTAATATTGACTTTTGCAACTTGTTAACAGGTGCCAAAACTGAGGAACCAAAGGCTACTGGTGATTCATTAGGTCAGAAAGGTGCTGTTCTTATGGTCTGTAGGACTTGTGGGAAGAAGGGTGACCACTGGACTTCAAGGTGCCCCTACAAGGATCTTGCTCCACCGTCAGAGGGATTTGTCGACAAGCCTCCAACATCTGATGCTGCAGCTGCTGTTCCTGGTTCAACAAAGGGAGCATATGTGCCTCCTGGAATGAGAGCCGGTGCGGAGAGAACTGGATCGGACATGCGGCGCAGGAATGATGAGAACTCTGTGAGGGTCACTAACTTATCGGAGGACACAAGAGAGCCTGATTTGCTCGAACTGTTCCGCCCATTTGGTGCAGTGAGCAGAGTCTATGTTGCTATTGATCAAAAGACGGGCATGAGCAGAGGATTTGGATTTGTTAACTTTGTAAACAGGGAAGATGCACAGAGAGCAATTAACAAGCTCAATGGATATGGATATGACAATCTCATCCTCAGAGTTGAATGGGCCACCCCCAGGACAAACTagattcttgtttgttttctgcCTCTTCCTTTGAAGGGTCTCTTGAAATTTTCCCCAAATTTTTGCAAGAGAATTGTATTGTCTTCATCCtttgagatttttaaattaaagtgaACTCCAATTCAAAATCAGTTGCGCTGATGAGAGAAGAGTTGTTTGCTTGGTTGCCTGATGAAAATCATATAACTAAAGTTTGATGGCCATGTTTCACTTCCGATTTATACGACCACCATTTTTTGAgttaaatatgaaaataataattggACAATCCATATTTGTATTGTCAAATAATGATTTGATATATCTTGCCATTTCTAACTGGACCACTTATCAGTTTCTCAAGCTATATTTTTGCGGAATTAcagtttctattttttattcaacgATGCATATGCAAGCAAAATTTTATTCTTGGTTGATAAAATTCAGAtggaattataaaaaatttacattTGAAAGCCAAAATTGTTGATAAGGCTAAAATCCAAGATCGAACATGAGTGCAACTTAGTGCATAagcttcattcattcattctccTTAGCTCATTAGTATTAACAATTTAACATAGTATAACAGGGTGCATTAGTAAAATGTGGGTTTTTATTAATGTGAGGTTGATCAAGTTAGTGAGTATCTTAATTTCTTAATCTACATATCTCAAATTCAAGGATCTCTTTTTATGATGGACCACGTTTTAAATCATAAGTGATAAGTCCGGttcagaaaaggaagaaaaaaaaaaaaaagagagcgagAGAATTTATCGGAACACGAGCATGCTTTGGATCCACTGATCCACATGAAAATATTCATATACTACATGGAATGGTTAATTTtgtgttaaaagaaaaaaagaaaaaaaaaagaaataataatgagGCCGAGATGGTGATATGGCCTTCTCTAGTAAGGACTTATCAATGACTAGTGCTAACaatttttgtgtaaaaaataaaaaaagaacattttttttttctaatacagAAAGTGTGCATGTGTGTGAAGGAGAAGGACCCTCCCCAAGAAGAGTACAAACCTTGGTATgtgcactctctctctctctcttcgcaaATTCTCTTTCTGGGTTGTACCATCCATGGCTTCCTTCGTTGAATCCGGTTGGCAGGTTCTGTCTTTTTCCTACATTTCACTTCATTCATTCGTTCGTTAATAAAGATCTTAACTTTGAACGCACCTTATAATTTTTACAATGTGCCCAtttagaattggtgtttgtttctttttcaatGTTTGACTCTTTTTTACATTTTTGAACTttgtttttccttctttcttttttgattttttccCTGTGTGATTGCAGTTTTTGATCACGCATTTCAGTGACTTTCAATTGGCATGTTTTGGGAGTTTCTTTCTGCATGAGAGCGTTTTCTTCTTATCTGGACTTCCTTTTGTTTGGTTCGAAAGAGCTGGATGGCTCAGCAACTATAAGATTCAGGTTTATTTATATACTTCATATATTTAACTTTTATGATTTATCTATATATGCTTGTTTTCTCTCCTAagttgttaattgctttgtggatGTTTTCTCAAAGTTCCAAGGATCAATGTAATTTGCAATGATTGATATATTCCCTATGATAGAGTCATTGTTATTCAGctataaaatcaattttatgtattaattGTGTGATTTATCTATGTCATGCAAGGAATACAAATGGTTCTAATTGATGATGATTTCAACCTTTTTGGTTGGTCATTCCTTAGAAAGTTTGTTCTTCCTCATCTGTATCTCCTACATAAGCAAAATTTCAATGCCAAATAGATATATCATTCTGCATGTTCTATGTGTTTAAAACAGTGAACATATTATATTAATCCTCCCGAAAGTGTTCATGTTTTGTACAGAAGAAATAATTTTTTCACTCTTTCATGAATAGTAAGAGATGAATTTGTCAATTTAAGGCCAGTGTTTTTGTTCTTCATATGTTTCAATTTCGTTAGGAATGAGATTGGGAGTTTACTTTAAAATGatcatttttcttgttgatttgaATATGGAGAAACTTAAATATGCAGCTTCTAAGATCTCTTTCTCTTTGCCCATTTTTGTCTTGGGAAGCTTGGGCTGTTAGATTTGAAAACTTCATTATTGCTTGCTTTCATACAGGGGAAAAATAATAGCCCTGCAGCTCAGGAGAAATGTATCGTTCGCT
Encoded here:
- the LOC112748177 gene encoding uncharacterized protein, whose amino-acid sequence is MGSRTQRWSELEEDDENLDFLLPPKQVIGPDQNGIKKVIEYKFSDDGSKVKITTTTRTRKLANARLSKRAIERRSWPKFGDAIHEDVGSRLTMVSTEEILLERPKPLGAKTEEPKATGDSLGQKGAVLMVCRTCGKKGDHWTSRCPYKDLAPPSEGFVDKPPTSDAAAAVPGSTKGAYVPPGMRAGAERTGSDMRRRNDENSVRVTNLSEDTREPDLLELFRPFGAVSRVYVAIDQKTGMSRGFGFVNFVNREDAQRAINKLNGYGYDNLILRVEWATPRTN